The Lujinxingia vulgaris genome segment TGACCTGCCGATCTGGCGAGAAGATGTGCATATAACCCACCTCCAACTCCAGGTTCGCCGGAAGGTGCACGGTGGCGCCGGCGCTCAACCCGTAGCGCTCCCAGCTCACAAAGTCCACGCTGGTGTGGGCGTTGCGTTGGGCGGGCGTCTCCATCATCGCGCCGCCGTGGGCGGTGAGAAAGCGGTTGATCCCGTAGCTCGCGCCGGCGCGCAGGCTGTAGGCATCCTGATAATTCTTTACCTGGTAGATCGGGTAGATCGGGATGCGCGGCGGGTTGCCGTTCTCGTCGGGGGGCACGTCGGCAAGCTCAATGTCGCCGGCGATCTCGATCTCAAAAAACTCCACCAGCGACCAGTTCTCCCAGACCGCGTTTACTTCCAGATCGAAGCGGGCCTGCTCGGCGTTGGCCGGGTGCTCGCCAAGCTCCACCCCCCAGCCCAGGCGCAGCGAGCCGGCCTGCCAGGTGGAAAAGGTCATCGCGTCATCGGTGAGGTAAGCGCCGGTGGAGGTCAGAAAGTCGGGGAGCTCTACCGTCGCCTTTCCTTTGGTCTCCCAGTGGATCGGCGGTCGGTAGGACGCCGCCAACCTCATCGGGCCGTCCTGGTAGGCCAGGCCCACAATGGCGCTGGGCCGCCAGGCTTTAAGATCTTCGGCGCGGAAGTAGGCCTCCGCACGGGGATCTTCGGACCAGGGCGGGGAGACGTTCGGGTCGCTCTCCACCGCGATGCTGAAACTTGTGTCCTGGTAGGCGGCGATCGCGGTCAGACCAATCGCCAGCGATCGCTCCGGTCCAAGATCAAACTCATAGCCTGCGCCCAGGCTGAAGTAAGCCAGAAAGAGGTCTTCGCTGACCAGCATCCCCCGCGCCGGGCTCTCCGGATCGAAGGTGCATTCACCATCGACCATCGCCCCGTAGCAGGGGCGGCCGTAGGCGCTCGGACCGAACGCGCCAAGCGCCAGCGCAAAGTTCTCCGGTCCCACATCGAAGCTGGCCGTTAAAAAGGGCGCCGGGAACCACTCGCCCTCGTTTTGCACCGGTCCGAAGGTCTTGGTGCGCGTCTCGTTGCGCCCGCGCAACACCAGATCGTCGCGCTGAAAGCCCAGGTTGAGGTTGAGCAGGTTGGCGTTGAGCAAGACCTGATTCCCCTGAGCCCGCGGGAGCAGGGCCGGGTTAAAGTAGAGGGCGGACGGGTCCGATTTGTTCACTGCGCCGGTGCCCCCACGGGCCAGCGAGCGGGTGGTGTTCTCGCCCACCTCAAAACCCGCGGCCTTCACCTCGGGCGCAAGCGTGCATGTCGCGGCGATCACCAGCAGCGACGCCACAACACGCCGCACATCATCAACAGCCATCATAGCTCCCAGCGCGTTACAATTCAGTGCGAAGTCTCGGGCTCGGCGCTCTCCGACTCCGAGGCTTCTGCCTCGGACTCCTCTGCGTCGGCCTCCGAGGAGACCTCTTCCAGGCTGTACTCGCCACTCTCACTGGCGTCGTCATCGGGATCGCAGGCGGCGACATCGCCGTCGGAGGCGCGCTCGCCAGAGGGCTCCGAGCCATCCTGGTGATCTTCGGCTTTCACATAGGAGAGGGGCTTGGTGAAGATGCCGGTGGTCTCCCCATCGAAGGAACGATCCTGCTCGTCGTGCGGCAGCTCGTAGACGCCCGTGGGCTGATCGTCGGTCTCCGTGTAGGCGTGATGTTGCCAGCGGTGCACCGTGTCCACCAGATGCTCGATGTAGCGATCCCGCTCGTGAAGTTCCTGGCGGGTGCGCACAAAGAGGTCCTCCATATCGGCGCGCACCTGCTGGTAGAGGTAGGTCATCTGCTCGAGCTGCTCGCGGATCTGGTCGAGCCCGCGCTGATGATCGGCCTGGGCCTGTGCGGAGCGCTGACCGTAGTCGTAGGGCTGCGGCGGCTCGACGTTGGCGCGTCGGCTGCGCTTCTCCAGCGCCCAGTGGTTGAGCGCGCGAAACTCCGAGGTGGTCTCACGTTCGGAGAAGCCTCCGCCGGACTCGACCACATCGCCAAAAGACGGGTCGCG includes the following:
- a CDS encoding OmpP1/FadL family transporter, with amino-acid sequence MAVDDVRRVVASLLVIAATCTLAPEVKAAGFEVGENTTRSLARGGTGAVNKSDPSALYFNPALLPRAQGNQVLLNANLLNLNLGFQRDDLVLRGRNETRTKTFGPVQNEGEWFPAPFLTASFDVGPENFALALGAFGPSAYGRPCYGAMVDGECTFDPESPARGMLVSEDLFLAYFSLGAGYEFDLGPERSLAIGLTAIAAYQDTSFSIAVESDPNVSPPWSEDPRAEAYFRAEDLKAWRPSAIVGLAYQDGPMRLAASYRPPIHWETKGKATVELPDFLTSTGAYLTDDAMTFSTWQAGSLRLGWGVELGEHPANAEQARFDLEVNAVWENWSLVEFFEIEIAGDIELADVPPDENGNPPRIPIYPIYQVKNYQDAYSLRAGASYGINRFLTAHGGAMMETPAQRNAHTSVDFVSWERYGLSAGATVHLPANLELEVGYMHIFSPDRQVSHGEIYNPIPMSQCAGPEFDHPSCEQAGTPPGNPQNEGSWTASFQLLSAGLTWRY